In a single window of the Neodiprion virginianus isolate iyNeoVirg1 chromosome 1, iyNeoVirg1.1, whole genome shotgun sequence genome:
- the LOC124303993 gene encoding major royal jelly protein 1-like, producing the protein MTFVCRIIWILPIVLACAGLSSAGLKTKHEWKYVDYVWENDKQKQDAIHMGVYNYATIVIFDHQPLPDGRQVITTPKFSNNPATLSIVSNKIGDGGPLLAPYPDWSWHKASGDCSGITSVNRAVIDKCNRLWIVDSGTIGDERVCPAKILAFDLKNDRLVKEFQLSDDLMRSPYNNYKGLLDVQIVESSADACDTYWVYIADGRSYGVVIYDGMDAWRIDEKVFFPTKQASQFSIAGENFTLEVGPSAFLITPDGFLKEPYMIFKSLSNFKSWAVTLRELHSSKCGNEVNVYVSNYTGSSQEAGKGYSKDGVLVTGFAQPRQLVCWNLQYPLEPEYVGVLAQNDTTLQFINSVKLITENGCSIEKLSVMTNRFQKYILKTMDFTEVNFRIMTADFNALVKGTVCEPTGRPVVVNSIVEKEYLPLKVT; encoded by the exons ATGACATTTGTATGCCGAATCATTTGGATATTGCCAATTGTATTGGCCTGCGCTGGGTTATCTTCGGCTGGTCTGAAAACTAAGCACGAATGGAAATACGTCGACTACGTATGGGAGAACGATAAGCAAAAACAAGATGCCATCCACATGGGGGTTTATAACTACGCAACAATCGTGATATTCGACCATCAGCCACTGCCAG atGGTCGACAAGTGATAACAACTCCGAAATTCTCCAACAACCCTGCTACGTTATCGATAGTTTCCAATAAAATCGGTGACGGTGGTCCGTTGTTGGCTCCCTACCCAGATTGGAGCTGGCATAAAGCATCGGGAGACTGCTCCGGCATCACGAGCGTTAACAGAGCAGTC ATCGATAAGTGCAACAGATTGTGGATCGTCGACTCTGGTACAATCGGAGACGAGCGGGTGTGCCCGGCAAAAATTCTCGCCTTCGACTTGAAAAATGATAGGCTGGTAAAAGAATTTCAACTCTCAGATGATCTGATGCGCAGTCCTTACAATAATTACAAAGGACTGCTCGATGTACAAATCGTAGAATCGTCTGCCGACGCCTGCGATACATACTGG GTGTATATAGCAGATGGGCGGAGTTATGGTGTAGTAATTTACGATGGAATGGACGCGTGGCGAATCGACGAAAAAGTCTTCTTCCCGACCAAACAAGCCTCGCAATTCAGTATTGCtggagaaaattttactttggAAGTTGGACCTTCTGCCTTTTTGATAACCCCGGACGGATTTTTAAAAGAGCCCTACATGATTTTTAAAAGCCTATCCAACTTCAAATCGTGGGCGGTTACTTTGCGGGAGTTGCACAGTTCTAAGTGTGGGAATGAAGTCAACGTCTACGTCTCCAATTACACAGGATCCAGTCAAGAAGCAGGGAAGGGTTATTCAAAAGATGGCGTCCTCGTAACTGGTTTCGCTCAGCCAAGGCAACTCGTGTGTTGGAATCTACAGTACCCTCTGGAACCAGAATACGTC GGTGTTCTGGCACAGAATGACACTACCTTGCAGTTCATTAACAGCGTCAAACTGATCACGGAAAATGGTTGTTCAATCGAAAAACTTTCGGTCATGACAAACAGGTTCCAGAAGTACATACTGAAGACTATGGATTTCACGGAAGTTAACTTTAGAATTATGACGGCTGACTTCAATGCCCTCGTCAAAGGCACCGTGTGCGAGCCGACAGGTCGCCCTGTAGTTGTAAATAGTATAGTGGAAAAGGAATACTTACCTCTAAAGGTTACGTAA